DNA from Deltaproteobacteria bacterium:
GTCTTTGTAACAAACGGATTCATGACAGAAGAGGCGATCGAGACGATATCACCATACCTTCACGCGGCAAATGTGGACCTGAAATCGTTCAGCGATGATTTCTACAGAAAAAGATGCGGGGCACGCCTCCAGCCTGTTCTTGACAGTCTGAAAAAGATGAAAGCGCTGGGTATCTGGGTGGAGGTGACCACTCTTTTGATCCCGACCTTAAATGACAGCGACGATGAACTTCGGCAGATCGCCGGTTTCATATTTTCCCTGGGCGCTGAAACCCCCTGGCATATAAGCCGTTTTCATCCCCGGTACCAGATGCAAAACCTGCCCCCCACCGCGGTTGCCTCCATTGGCAGGGCCGCCGAAATCGGTAAGGCAAGCGGTTTGAAATACGTATACAGCGGCAATGTTCCGGGAAATGAGGGAGAGGATACACTATGCTCACAATGCGGGGAACATCTCATCGACCGCTACGGCTTCTCCATCGAAAGGATTAATCTCAAAGGAACGCATTGCCCCCGGTGCGGAACCGCTCTTGACGGAATAGTGTAAAATAACTTTCAAAAGAATTTTTTTTGGTGTTTACAGATGATATCCCCTATTTATCAAGATCCCTCCCAGTCCATATCTTTATCGTCATACGTTCGTGACAGGACTTCACGGGCCTTCTCCAAATGGCTCACAGGAACCAGAATCGCCACTGCACCAAGGCCATTTATCGTGATTGCGTAAATGGCTCCTACGGCCTCGTATTTCAGTCTGGCGGGGATACCTTCCGTCTGCAGTCTTCCCATAACAATATTCGCATTGGTCATGCCCGATGCCGTAGAGGCTACTTCCCACTTTTCTTCATCCATGATTATATCCTGTTTGGTTCTTCTGCAATTTAGTTGTAAAAAGGATTCAAGGATTCGAGGGTTCAAGTGTTTGAACCATTCACTTGAATCCTTGACCCCCTGACCCCTTGAATCCTGAAGATATATTATATAACATATTTATTGATATCCCAAAAGCATCATTCAATGAGACAGGCACTTATTGATACTATATATTGTGGTCAAATATTCCAGGATACATTTAGTTGTATTTTTTCTTTACAATGGACATTTCTTCTGTTAGTATTTATGCAATTTAATTTCCACCGGATAGCAAAGAGATGAGACTTAAGAGACTGGAAATAGCCGGGTTTAAATCTTTCCGGGATAAGGTTGTCCTCGATTTTTCGAAAGGGATATCCGCCGTCGTTGGTCCTAACGGATGCGGCAAGAGTAATATCGTTGATGCGATCCGCTGGGTCATGGGGGAGCAGAGGGTTAAAACGCTGCGCGGGAAAAAGATGGACGATGTCATCTTCCACGGAGCTGAAAATGCGGCGCCTGTCGGTATGGCCGAAGTATCGATGATCTTAGACTGTAACGGTCTGCAATTTCCCGGGGCATACGCCGAATGCAGTGAAGTTATGATTTCGAGGAAACTATTCCGTGAAGGCGAAAGCGAATATACCATCAACAAGGCGCCCTGCAGGCTGATCGATGTCAGAGACTTCTTTATGAGTACGGGAACCGGGGTCAGAACATACTCTCTCGTTGAACAGAACAGCGTTGCCGGTCTTGTTGAAGCAAAACCTGAAGAGAGAAGACAGTTTATTGAAGACGCCGCGGGCATCTCAAAATATAAAACCAGGAAAGAGTCAGCCTCCCGGAAAATGGAAGCAACACGGCAAAATATAGTCCGCCTGGATGATATTATCAGGGAGGTAAAATCTCAGCTCAATGCAGTATCACGACAGGCCAAAAAGGCTGAACAGTACAAAGCATTAAAGAAGGAAATCAAAGAGGCTGAATTAACTCTGGCGCTTCAAACTTACGCGGATTTATCCGGAAAGAAGGAAGCTCTGGAAATAGCGCGTGGCGCCCTTAATAAAAGGGAACTGGAAGTAAAAACAAAACTGCAAGAATTCGAGGCTTCGATCGAAGAGTTAAAAGCGGAGGTACTCCATAGTGAGGAGTCCGTTTCAGAATACCAAGAGAAGCTCTATGACAATAGAAACTCGATCAACATCAAGGAACAGGGAATTGAATATTGTAAGGGCAAAATAAAAGATATAGCCTCACAAAAACTGAAAAATACATCAGAGATAGATTTGCTCCGCGTCAGGCAGGAAAATTTGGGTAAAGAGATGGAAACTCTTGCCGCAATGGCAGGCAAATCGGATGATAAGATTAATACTATCAGAAACAATGTCCTGTCAAATCAGACGAAGGTCG
Protein-coding regions in this window:
- the amrS gene encoding AmmeMemoRadiSam system radical SAM enzyme, producing MTREAMLYEKTENNQVRCNLCAHRCRIKPDERGICGVRENRSGMLESLVYGKVIAENVDPVEKKPLFHVYPGSKSFSIATVGCNFRCIFCQNHDISQMPRETGSIAGRDVSPSSIVERALTSGSKTISYTYTEPTIFFEFAYDIASIATGKGLKNVFVTNGFMTEEAIETISPYLHAANVDLKSFSDDFYRKRCGARLQPVLDSLKKMKALGIWVEVTTLLIPTLNDSDDELRQIAGFIFSLGAETPWHISRFHPRYQMQNLPPTAVASIGRAAEIGKASGLKYVYSGNVPGNEGEDTLCSQCGEHLIDRYGFSIERINLKGTHCPRCGTALDGIV
- a CDS encoding DUF2007 domain-containing protein, which encodes MDEEKWEVASTASGMTNANIVMGRLQTEGIPARLKYEAVGAIYAITINGLGAVAILVPVSHLEKAREVLSRTYDDKDMDWEGS